The Pleuronectes platessa chromosome 24, fPlePla1.1, whole genome shotgun sequence nucleotide sequence GAGAATATATCATTAATACACACATTAACATACATtaatttacttaaatatattacaaaacaataataaacaacatGTATTTTCCAGCtattcctattattattattcagcgGCTTTCTTTCGGAAACTGCAGACAGTTAGATCCATagtgttttactttgtgtatCTATGTTTTTTGGCACCTCTGACGTATAGAAACTACTTCTTTGGATGATAAAGGTAAATAGTATCTGAAATATCCATCAGTCTCTGGAAGTAGTGTATATGATAGTGTAGACACACTGTACCGACTTTACAGGGGCACACACTCTgcggggacacacacacgtttgacaGATTTAATCCAGTATCACACATGACCACCTCCCAGTCCCTTGATCTCAATGGGTGGCCGAGCACTTTCTCAACTTTTAATAACACTTTCCACTGGGTAACCAGTCGCTGCAGAGAGAGCTCACCGAGCACGTGTGTCCTGACTCTGGTGGACACCCAGCGTGCCAGTGCTTTTATAGGCCCGCACTGAAAAGCCTGAAAACACAGCAGGCATCACAACTGTGGGTTAAGGACAAAGACCAATTGTGACATTGATTATGGGAGAtgcaaataaaatctgattgattgattgaacagTGGTCCAAAGATTGACAAAATCAAACTAAAAGTCGTCAGCTTGGATACAACTTACATCATATGGGGAATGGGAATTGTAAACCGTATCCAGTTTAGTATTTAAAAGGTTTTGCATTTATATACACTATATATAGTTAAGGAGATTGCACTAACCATATGTTAAATCATCTTTTCAGTCTGATTTATATTGTCCTTTAAAGGCCTCATTGAGTTCAGGAAACCCTGTTGCTCACTTGTCTTATGACTTCACACAGAATGACCTCTTCAGGTGGACGCTGTTTGatagttgctttttttttatcaccctTTGTGCTCTACTTGGAAACTgctggatcagcagcagcagcagtcagaaCGGATCTGTGTGCGATAAAGCTTCCAGCAGTTCAAACATCTGCCGAGCTCAGCAGATCTGTTACTGATTTGCAGCACCTCCTGTTTACCCGGCCCGCCGTGCGCACCTTCCACTGTGTGCACATCATatcatcagattttttttattcttccgtTTTGGCAGATTAACATATTGCACATGCATAATATAATCTATCATATCCTGCGACAGGATATTAGAGTATTATGGTTTCTTATCAAACATGTCTGCAGGCGGTGTTTACGATGTTTTTTTCTACCATagttctttttctctctgacgTCAATACACAACTTTGACTTGTTTGGTTATGGCATTAGCTGATGATGCAAACTCATGATATACTGGTGAGAACCCCTCAGTCTTTATGTCCTGGTCTATGTAATGAAGCTCTTACACCACTAGGTGGCTCCCACGCTCCCACGCTGCACTCATGAACTTTAAAGTAGAGACAGTTAGTTTCTATCatatttttgtacaaatgtttaatGATCCTTCCACATTTTACGATTCAGGCTCACAAATATGTGAATTTCAGGATTGTGCAGCAGTCTCGTGTGGCTGTTGTGTATTTCTGATCACTCCGGATTTATTTGTATCTGAATAAATGGGACTACAAATTGGAACTACTTTATATTGATCATTTACTGATTTATAAATGGGTTATACATAATCAAAGGGTGAACTAAAGTCACTGACTGAAAACAATGAGTGTCACTCTCTGATAAACCATCAAGTCTGCAGTTATAGATGTGAATAGATCATAACTCAAAAGGTCAACCACACTGTACAGTAAACACAATCTAtactgtttctgttttgtggCCAGTGGATGTTGTTGAATGGCTCagacagtttgtttttctgccaCCGGCCGCCACCTGAGAACAAAGGCAGCTCACAGACCGCGGGTCCTCGTTGGGGAATTCTCCTGAATCATCAGTTGGCTTTTTTCTttgccatcttttttttttccaggcttTACCGTCACAAACCAGATGTGAGCACCCGACGCACAACAGCAACTGTTTACCAGTTACATGGGGCAAAATAAACTGGCCACATTTCCAGCAAATATGCACATCCCtataagatgttttttttttaaattcaataagatttcaacaaaaatgctccccagaggatgaaccccaTATTGTGCCACCACCACAAGCTTCAAAGATCTAGGAAGTTTTATTCCTCTTTACTTCATCACGATTTGTTTTATAATATCACGAATCAAACTCACACCCattctgctgcagtgtgtgcttTTATTTGCAGGTGAGGACGAGTGGAAGAGGATGAGTACGGAGCAAGGTGTTGCATCTAAAAGTCCACAACGCGTCTAATGGAGCccagagatggatggagggccCCCCACTCTGCATGCCGCCTGTACTCGCCCTTCTCCAGCAGGTACTGGCGCCCCCTGTAGTTGGGATGCTCGTAGAAGACCCAGACGCCGTCCTGGACCTGCGCCGAGTGGACGTCCCGGTAGCGCCAGCGGTCCATCAGGTTGGGCAGGTCTTCGCTGAACTCTAACATCTGTCCGCTGAAGTCCGGGCGTTCATAGATGCGGATCCTGTGCCTGCTGGAAGGCTGGAGCATAGAACGAGAAAACTCAGTGATCAACTGTTTGTCCCTTTTTTTCCaggctttatgctaagctatgctaactgcctggtggctctttaatctaTTTTGCAATGTAGTCAGTACAAACAAGTGCTATTCCAGGACTTACATATCGTATAAGGCGACAGGAGTGGATGGTGTCATTGAAACCGTTCCAGCTCTGGTAGGTGGGGTATTCGCCCCTCATGAGAACGTACTGGTAGCCCATGAACTGGGGTCTCTCATAGACGACCCAGGCCCCACCCTCCACCCGGATGGAGTTACAGCGGCTCAAGTGGGAGCTGAGCTCGGCACAGTCGCTGCTGCACTCGTAGAAGCGACCCTGAAAGTTCTTGTCCTCATAGAAGAAGATCTGCAAGAGGGAGTCAGTGTTACAATTTAAAcaatcaaaccaccgaccttcatGTTACCTCCAGGTGTGACAATATGCccgatgttgtgttttcagtgaaaacaaacaacaatcatTGAAGCTTTAAAGTTTTTCTCAGGAGATCAGGGtaacaaatgaaaaaactaaGTTTAGAAATGGCTGATTCTACCAACAAGTACTGATCCTGAATGTTTTGAACAATATCAACACTTTTCATGACAAGAATGATGAAGAAACCGTCCTACTCTGACTGGTGATGCCCATTTTACAAACAGCATTACAGTTTCCTGACATTCTAGAGCTGCAGCACTCACCTTCCCCGTGCGCTCCATAATCACCTTATGTTTGACTTCAcccaaatcaaattaaatccacCCATTCACACTGATGCATCGGTCCGGCTTCACTTTTATATCACAGCCGATGAAACGCATCGCCAGGAGAATGATTGTCAGTCAAATGAGCTCCACATTAACTTTGGCACATTAGCTGACGCTGCAATTGTTTTAGTTCACGGCCTTTATACGTGATGATGCAGATATTTTGAATGAAGTCTGTGTAGCTCTAGAACAAAGATCAAGATCAAGATTCATTTCATCGTTATTTTGCAGTAAACTTACTCAATCTCCATATCACTCAATTAGTGTAAATTATCACCTCGTGTTTTATTGTGTATTCgtattaaatactttataattatattcattTACATGATATTACATTCTTATATTACAGTTTAGAtaattatattgcagtatatagtCTATTTTTTACTCATATACGTATCTATACTACTTGCCCTCCTGTTTGTGTTACAATTCAATTTGTTATTTAACGGCCTATAATATATCAATCAGTTAGTCAAATACATCATTCTAATATCTATGTTATGTATACTAAGGTCACTGGAGAGCAACCGTTGCAGTAGATTACCCAAAATGCTCAGGGCCTGAAGCACGCACGTGGATCACTGGAATTAGTCCAATCAAACCTGGCAGTTTCTGGCCTCGTCAGATCTGCTGGGAGAGGGAGTACAATCCAAGCTTAATTTTTAAAGGCTCATTCATCAGTAGTTTGAAACACATTTATCTTTATCTCAAAAAGGTTGCCCAAGCTTTTTTGTGCTATATTGAATACACACGTtttaaatatcaatatcaaCAGGGTTggtgttatgtaaaacatgAAAGCAGCCGCCTCCAATATTCTCTTCATACAGCACGAGACAATGAAAGTGAGCACATGGCTTCCCCTGTGTGAATTGGATTATTCAATCAGCCATTCAAATATTTATCCAGGCTCATCACATTGTCCTGATGCAGTCGATCCAGTTTCCAGAAACAAAGCAAACGCAAAGTGCGAAGCGTCCCAAAGCCGCCGGACGCAGCAGAGCGAGCCGACGACAACAACGGAGCCGCCGGACGTTTGGTTTGATCCGGAACACGATGAGTCAGTGGCTCAGCAGGAAGCCACCAGACGCTTTACAGGAGAAAGTGAATCATGGTTGTACATGACAACTTCATATAGGTAGGAACCCAAGTTGGGTTCCTGCTGTTTCTTAAAAGTCGACTAAATCATCCGAGAGTTACTATGGAATTTGATAAAAGATATAACGTATTATTAAGtcaataaatatttgaattgtCATGAGGTCACAGGgtctttgacctttaaccaccaCATTCTGATCAGTTCATGCATTTGTTCCACATGTTCCTTCATTGCTCTCCCAATAAATCATCATGGTCATGAGTGCGGCTACATTTTGGAGTTCATTGCGCCTCAGTGTTTCAAAGTGCTTGGTGTACGTTGTAATATGCATCTCTCAAGTTGAAGTTGAACAAATAAGCTGTAAATAAGGTTCTTTTGAATAAAAACCTATGGTCATACCTATTTTTCAAGGTAGTTATCCCTAGAGATATCGCATTGGGACAATTTGGGCTTATTTTGACCTATTATTGTGTAACATTAAGAGATAATTACCCTGGGATCACAAAGCATGACTTTAACTCCCAAAGGTCTTCCATATGATTGGTGATCAAACATGAGAAATATTCACAGAAAAACCAGAGGAATACAGTTAGAGTTTGCTTCTGCTCATTTATTGATTGAGAGGGTCTGGGGTTAAAACTCTGTGATCCTGCGGAAGGAGCCGACACCAGGTGAGGACGCCCCCCAGTCTCCGTGCTGCGGGTACTCCCCTCGCTCCAGGAGGTACTGGTGTCCCCTGTAGTTGGGGAGGTCGTAGAAGACCCAGGCGCCGTCGGTGACCATGCAGGAGTAGGCCTCGCGCAGCTTGTAGGTGTCGTACACCGACGGGCAGTCCTCAGCGCACTCCACCATCTGCCCTCCGAAGTCCGGCCTCTCGTACAGCCTCAGCTTCCATGAAGTGCCGTAAATCTGAAAGACGTTTTAATTTCAATTCTTTGTTCTAGAAAGTGGAACATGACTTTTGGTGTAAtaacacacagaagaaaaatcGGGTTTCTGGGGATCctattgttaaaaaacaaagtaGGCTAACTTTTAGCTAAGTCAAATACCTTAAATACAGTTTGGCCTTGTCAATTTTGCATGTTAGTGAGCCATTGTCACCAAATAAGATCCATTGGGAGAAATCTTACTGGCCACCTGCTGAATAAAAgtcctttttctctgttttggtGTCCACCAACACCTAATAGCCAGATTCTCAGGTGACCTTccattttgttctgttttggtctcagagatgttggtggagaccaaaacagagcaaaaAGAAGTGTGGAGGAGTCCTACTGGCCACCAGGTGAAAGTAAGTCCAATATCCACTCTCAACCAGCACCTCAGAAGCACATCCAAAGCTCTTCAACCTATAAATGCAACACCAGGTTCACGTTCGTGTTTTGGCCCCATTCTGAGCGTGCACATTCCCCTTTAACAATTTCTTGGCAACTAAACTTGCGACCAAAAGCTGCAACTTGCTGCCAAACCCGCTCGCTATTGTCTGCTGGTTGGTCCGTCGGCTTCACAGCGTTCACAAAGCTCCGTCCTGTGCCTTTGTGCATTCCTGTCTTCTGTGCACTACTCAAACCTACTTTGTGTTACTTCTCGGACTCGACAGTGACTCTAGTTGGGACAGATCCCTCAAGAAACCCCGAGCGAGGACTCTTACGTTCTGTATGGCGCGGCAGGACTTGACGTTGTCGCTGAACGCCATCCATTGCTGGTTGTCGCCGTACTCCCCGGGGCTGAGGATGTACTGGAAGCCCTTGTAGTTGGGTCTCTCGTAGATCACCCACACGCCGCTCTCCACCCGGATGGAGTTGCAGCGGTTGAAGTACGTGTGCAGGTCGACACAGTCGCTGCTGCAGTTGTAGCAGCGACCCTGGAACTTCTTGTCCTCGAAAAATGTGATCTGTGGGGGAAAGGTAAGAAACGTGAGCATCTTCTGAAAAACACAGGACTAATGTCCTTCAGAGTTCGGCGGCGGTTGAAAAGCTTTTATCTCACCTTCCCCATTTGGACGCACTGTAAACCTCCTTCTTCGCTGCAGCCCCATCAAAGTATTTATCGATAAACAAAATGTGCAGAGCGGGGCAAGTCTTTGATACCCAAATGAGGCAGATTTACATTTCAGCAAAATGGCTTGGTGCTGTTTGATTTGCCTTTGTTCCAATCTGATGATGACACGCTATCAAACACATGCTGCCACAGGGAAGGCAGAGGAGGATCAGAGTCAGACAGCGATGGAAAGAAAGTGAGTTGGTTTAAAAAGCAAAGAACATATCATGGGTTCATGTACGTACTTTTACGTCTACTGAAATTTGGCTTCAATCCTTAAATAAATAAGTTTTGAGACCTAGTGACACATAATATTGTTTCATTTGAGAAATTAGACTTGAAATAAGACGAATGCAACAAAGACAGTTCCCCTATGGATTTGCTGAAAgactatttgtttgtttcaggattgcaatatttattttatccacgtcttttatgttttgtgattttttttccttcgTTAAATGCAAAGCCAGACAATCGTAGCTTGTGGATTCTGTGACTTTTCTTCCAGGTTGAACAACCCGAAGCGTCTTCACACTCTAGTAGCTCCACATCTATGACCTTCAACATTCAAGTCAAGGTCGAACTGCTCTAGGTTTGACAATAATGTAATGAAGAGTTTTTTAGAGGCAAACTAGTCGTTAAACTTTTTATTATGGACGTACAAGGCAAACCTTTCAACTGAAGAAAACATATAACCTGCATCTGTTACTTTAGGTTTCGGGTTTGCAACATTTTCACCACCCACCGCTTTTAAAGCATAGATCTGTCCAGTGCACATTAATGTTTTCCACATTATCCAGGCCGTTCGTTTCAGTTCAAGTTGAAAATCATCCTGCACGATCCTAGCCAATGTCAGATATTGAACTTTTCTATTGGGACATACAACGTAATGCTCCTTCTCGCAAACTGCCTGTTTACGCATTACTTCGACTGTTGGGCTAGGTTTTCTAACGGCAAACCTTTTCCTAGCTCATTCTCAAATACAGAATATAAGttttcctacacacacactgaacaaggACAAACAAGGACAATAAGTTATATACAAATATTGAACAGCTACTGCATGCCCACTTATAGATGGACATGAACGGCTGGACACTGTTCAACCTGTAGGAATCACTCTTTGCTTTTGAAAAGTCTCAAGTAAAATGAAGCGCAGACATCAGACACACTGGATTTCAGCCTCGTTTTATTTGTTCACATGTTGCACATTCGGAGTTAACAGGAGTCTACGATGCGTCTGATGGAGCTCATCCTGGACATGTTGCTCGTGCCCAGCTCTCGCAGGTTGCGGTGCTCTCCCGGCCGGAGGTACAGCATCCGGCCTTTGTAGTTGGGCTGCTCGTACATCAGCCAGTGGCCGTCCATCACGTTGCAGGACTGGAAGTCGGCCGACTGGAAACGGTCCATCGTGTTGTCGCAGTCGTCCATCAGCTCGTGCATTTGGCCGCCGAAGTTCTCCCTCTCGTAGATCCTCATGCGGAAGGGTCCCCTGTGCTGTGGGTGCAGAAACAACAGGGGAATGAAGAGTGAACCGATCTACACGTTACAGCTTCAGTCTGAAAATCCTGCAATAAGATCGTGCTCAGAAACTAACCCTGagcaaaaaaatctgaaatcaataatcaataaggTCAAAATTGCTAAGTAAAGAAAATCTCAATCGAGAGAAAGTTCTAGCTATTTTTGGAGATTATCTAATTATCTTTCAggatttttacataaaaataagAGGAACCAGCTTCAAGCAAAGACTTATTTAAGGCGGCACTTTTCCTTGATTTCAAGCAGAATCACTGAGTCAcgggaaaagagaaaatatccGTAAATTCAAGGGTCACAGATTTTAGCAGAATCTTGCAGCCTCAGTGATGAGCAGCTTCTATTTGATGTCAAATCGTTGGAGTCTTAAGGCGACTCCACGTCTCAAACCTGTCCACCTACCGTGGGGATCATGCGACAGGACCTGATGCAGTCGCTGATACTGGTCCCCATCAGGCGCTGGTTGTCCGGGTACTCTCCCCTCCTCGCCAGCGTCTGATGGCCCGTGAAGTTGTTCTGCTCATAGACCATGAAGAGGCCGCACTCCACCCGGCAGGAGTTGCACTTGGTCAGGAAGGAGGTCAGCTCGGGGCAGTCGCTGCTGGTCTCGTAGGACCGGCCCTGGAAGTCCCGGTCCTCGTAGAATATGATCTAtaagacacaaacactcatgtGAAACCAAAGCAGCACCTTTACACCCTGCAGAGATTTCTCTCTCTAAAGATTCTTCTGAATGTGGGAGAGATGTTTTGAAAGTTTCACTCACCCTCCCCATGGTCATGATTTTAGCGAGTTAATCTCAGATGTACGGCTTCCACATCGACCCTTTTCCCTTTTTATACATTGCACAGCCGTAGTATTTCCACATGGCTTGTGCTGAAACCTTTGAGTCATCACTCTATATTGTACCCCAGGGCAGCACTATAGGGTGGCACACTGTACTGTACGTCAGAATGTGCAATGAAAACTCAGGACTATATTGGAGCTTATGTTTTACTTCCAGAagctttaattattttattcataaatcatctataataaaaaatatgtggCGTGAATAATCAGAACTTAAAGATGAACTTTGTCCAAACACTGAAGACGTTTGAGAAACTGCACAAAACCTTCTAGATTCCACAGAAAATCAATGTCCAGGCCTGGAATCATTCGGAAATAGAAATAAATTTACAATCTTTCATATACAGTTTCTGTTTATGTGACCTGACCTGACCTCAACTACATTCAACACACCACAATAACTATTCATGTGTGGTGTGGAAGATGAATGCTGCCCCACGTGAACCGGCTGCTGAGTCAGAATGTTTGGCACAAAGGTGTGTGAGGTGGTCGGCTGCTCGGCCCGTATAAAAGAGACGCTCGGATGCTGTCACTTAGGAAAAACGTGAAACCATCACCATGGGCAGGGTAATACtcctcatgtgtttgtgtaatgtcGGAAAAAATCCAGagttgtaaaattgttttatagATGCAAACTGTTTCCGTAAAGTCGTTTCCAACCGGTAATAAATCTTGGCTgatttctctcattttctctgcCGCAGATTATCTTCTACGAGGACAAGAACTTCCAGGGTCGCTCCTATGAGTGCAGCAGCGACTGCTCGGACATCCACATGCACATCACCCGCTGCAACTCCTGCAGGGTGGACAACGGCTGCTACGTGGTGTACGACCGCACCAACTTCACGGGCAACCAGGCGTTCCTGCGCAGGGGGGAGTACCAGGACATCCAGCGCATGGGCAGCATGATGGGCATGACTGGCATGACCGGCGTGACCATGATGGACACCATTCGCTCCTGCCGCATGATCCCTATGGTGAGATGTTTGGTTTGAGTTTGACCCAGAATACGGGAGGGGCTGTAGAAAATGGGGCTATCACGTCTTGTCTTGGTCCAGCAGCACAGGGGACAGTTCAGGATGAAGATCTACGAGAGGGAGAACTTCTCGGGCCAGATGCACGAGGTGATGGACGACTGCGAGAACCTGCAGGACCGCTACCTCATGGCCGACTGCCAGTCCTGCAACGTGATGGACGGCCACTGGCTGATGTTCGAGCAGCCCAACTTCAGGGGCCGCATGATCTACGTGAGGCCCGGCGAGCACAGGAACTTCCGGGAGTCCAGCAACGTGATGCGAGTCAGCTCCATGCGTCGCATCATGGACATTTGCTGATTGTAACTCATTCTAACAAAGTGTAGGAGGAAAATAAACCATATTTTCAAGTATCTCTTTTGCTGTCTTTGATTCTTTGCACTTGGGTAAACATCACAATCTTGattctgaaattaaaaaaattcaatttcCATTCAAAATAAATGGTTTAGTTATTATACACTTGTTATTATATTGACTTTATTATCAAGCTCCCGATGAATCCACTCATCTCACCTCTCATTATGAATATTTTACTTGTTTTCAACACAAATATTTCCCTTGTCTTATTACAACTGGTTCAATAGTACTGATGTTCCATAATACTGGTTTGAAGTATCTGAATCACAGCTATACACAAAAATATCATGAAGGTATTACCAAGACTGTACATTTTGTACTCATAGAGCACAATATCTTATAACATATTTATAATCATACAATACTAATGGATTGGAGTGTATCATTAAAACTAAAGAGGCAACATTAACTAGgtactgttttttattttaagatttaTTATTAGTGGATTTGAATAACAACGTCGTGATTCAAACTCAGGATTTGTTGTCTATTAAGTAGAggaacttaaaaaaaagatgatttatAATCACAAGATTAAATTTCCTTCAGATCATGAATATACTCATAAGTTAAATTATATGTTCTGTGACAACCTGCATGTTTGATTCTGAGAAACCTTGTGTGTAAAGCTGATATTCTACAGAAAGGGTAGATCCTCTGAggagcatgctgggaaaatACCAAAGTAAAAAGCAAACGTACTCTTTTCTCTTCTATTTTTATCCACAGTTTTACAGTGTAAACCacattctgtctttatttaagAGGAAACTTTAAAAAGCAGCACGGAGGACCTGAGGTTCAAACCACTGACTTTCTGgtcagtggacgacccgctctacctccagAGCCCCGGTATCCCATGAGGCCGAGCTGCTTTCATTCTATACGAGGAGAAGTTTTGGTCAGAGTCTCAAACAAATCAAAGGCACTGAAAACATCTGACAGGGGCCATAAAGGAAGTCATGGGACAGGTTTGCGATAAATATCATGTTA carries:
- the LOC128431007 gene encoding gamma-crystallin M2-like — encoded protein: MERTGKIFFYEDKNFQGRFYECSSDCAELSSHLSRCNSIRVEGGAWVVYERPQFMGYQYVLMRGEYPTYQSWNGFNDTIHSCRLIRYPSSRHRIRIYERPDFSGQMLEFSEDLPNLMDRWRYRDVHSAQVQDGVWVFYEHPNYRGRQYLLEKGEYRRHAEWGALHPSLGSIRRVVDF
- the LOC128431008 gene encoding gamma-crystallin M2-like isoform X2, with translation MGKITFFEDKKFQGRCYNCSSDCVDLHTYFNRCNSIRVESGVWVIYERPNYKGFQYILSPGEYGDNQQWMAFSDNVKSCRAIQNVRLRLYERPDFGGQMVECAEDCPSVYDTYKLREAYSCMVTDGAWVFYDLPNYRGHQYLLERGEYPQHGDWGASSPGVGSFRRITEF
- the LOC128431008 gene encoding gamma-crystallin M2-like isoform X1, producing the protein MGKITFFEDKKFQGRCYNCSSDCVDLHTYFNRCNSIRVESGVWVIYERPNYKGFQYILSPGEYGDNQQWMAFSDNVKSCRAIQNIYGTSWKLRLYERPDFGGQMVECAEDCPSVYDTYKLREAYSCMVTDGAWVFYDLPNYRGHQYLLERGEYPQHGDWGASSPGVGSFRRITEF
- the LOC128431006 gene encoding gamma-crystallin M3-like, with the protein product MTMGRIIFYEDRDFQGRSYETSSDCPELTSFLTKCNSCRVECGLFMVYEQNNFTGHQTLARRGEYPDNQRLMGTSISDCIRSCRMIPTHRGPFRMRIYERENFGGQMHELMDDCDNTMDRFQSADFQSCNVMDGHWLMYEQPNYKGRMLYLRPGEHRNLRELGTSNMSRMSSIRRIVDSC
- the LOC128431340 gene encoding gamma-crystallin M3-like, which gives rise to MFGTKEKRETITMGRIIFYEDKNFQGRSYECSSDCSDIHMHITRCNSCRVDNGCYVVYDRTNFTGNQAFLRRGEYQDIQRMGSMMGMTGMTGVTMMDTIRSCRMIPMHRGQFRMKIYERENFSGQMHEVMDDCENLQDRYLMADCQSCNVMDGHWLMFEQPNFRGRMIYVRPGEHRNFRESSNVMRVSSMRRIMDIC